The stretch of DNA AATCCTATGGAATTACAAGTTTAGTTTCTCATTAATCCAAATCCTTTAACCTAACACTAATGTAGTTCTTTTACATGTGTTCCGGCAGTCAAGGAAGGGAAATCTTTCAATGCACATTTCATTGAGACTTGTGAGTTAACGAAGACAATCAGAATTCATTTTAATCCTTATCAAGTTAACTTCTTTGGATGTACTTGACATCACTATTATTACCTTCGAGCCGGGAAAATTTACATTATGTTTGAAATatgaatcatgtatgttctatAAAACTTGCAGCAGTTGACATATGTGGCACCATTATGGAACATTTATGTGGATCTTTATAATTCACTTCAAAGAGAAAACAGTAAAAAAATGCTCCATATGAAGATTTCTACTACAGGAACTTCACTTGCTTGATGATTTACATACCTGAGACAATTGCAGAATGACGAGCTCCGCAAGATACAGTTTTTGCATGCACATTTTCCAGAGATGGAGCATCCAGTAGTCGAGGCAAAATCTGAAGGCATTTCAATAAAAGGAAATACTGAATTACTTGTGAGtcaagaaattaaaaaaaaaaaaacaattcatGACCAGAATTAAAAAGCTTCGAGAAATGGGAATCTGTATTTAGTTATCTTAAAAGCAATATTCCTAATTTCTGAGTGGTAAAATTTCTAACGAGACAACAACAGGTTGTACTGAAATCATAATTCAATAGATACTTTTTATGAAGGGTGATTCAATATCAAGTATCGGAGTCACATTTATTGAAAGGCATGTTATGCATCTGTTTGAAGTTTCTAATACAATCAAAAGAAAGTTGCAACAATACCTCAGCTTGATCTGCGCCAGTTCCTAACTGACCAAACTGATTCCCCCCAAAAGCATAAACATCACCATCAGCAGATACGCAGACAGTATGCCAAAGTCCCGCTGCTACACCTTCTATCTTGATGCCAAGTAAGGAAGATACACAAGTTGGGCTAAGCTCATCATCTGTACTTCCTTGACCACACTGcatcatgaaaaaaaaaattctataagaAGACATTTGCACTAACTCGGTCATGCCAAACAATGAGATGAGAGTGGATAAATAGACCAAAAGGAACaaacctaataattaaattgagaAAACATATTGTTTGAACTACACTCACTGATCATATCAACATTGGATGAAGAGTTTAAGAGGTAGCAAATAAATGAATTTAGTCAAATGATGAGGGGGAAACAGTGAACATATGATAGAAATGAATAAGTATCCTCAcaaattgaaaaaaatgaagTCAAAATCATCCAGTTATTTTCTATACAACTCACAGAAATTGTAAATGACAATTGTCACTAACGAAAGTTAATATTTTAACTGCATGTTATTAAAAATTGCATAGAGAAATTGATAAGCCGATATGCAAAAGATTCTGATGTATAATCTTCGAGTCTTAAAACTGACCACTTTAATCCATTATGAAAAAACCTTCGGAAATACACACAttataatattacttttatttttatgtagTGTGAAGTGAACAAACAATACCAAAtaaaactcatttgaaaatcaTAAGTAAGCTGGGATCCCACCTGTCCATACAATCCCCAACCAAAAGTTAATATTGCACCAGAAtctgttcaaaaaaaaaaatttacatcataaaaaaatatcgCAAAATTAATTGCATTCACTATAGTGAGtacaaagataaaaaaaatcatttagctTAGTCATGATATTGTAAAGTTCAAAGCAGGCTGTAAACGAGAGAAAAAATGTTATAAACCCCTACCTGTAATTACTGCACTATGTCGACCTCCACATGCAATGGCTATTACATAACTTCCAGAAACTCTAAAACCTTGACCATCTGAACCCACGGTTCCACGAGAAAGGGCCATGGAGTGATCTTTGGAGAAGGATGAATCGATGCAGGGCACGGGATGAGGAGAGGACACCATTCTGATCCGAGAACCCAATCCCAGCTGTCCTTCACCGCCATAGCCCCAACCCCACACCTGTCCTACATCTGAAACTTCGGAATAATATACAAGATAACAGCTCTCCAGTTGTTGAATTCCCGGAGTACCATGTTGCAGTGAAATAACGGGACAACAATTTACCTGACAATGCTAAAGTATGTCGACCACCAGCAGCAACGGTAGCTATCCTTACACCTTGGTTCAGTGTCACCAAGCATGGAAAGGCTGAGAGAGTTTCATCACCAGATGTTGAGCTTTCAGCGACCTGTTTAGCCGAAGACATTCTTCTTCGCTTCGTAGTTTCATCCCCACCTTTCATATCTCCACCAGATGCTGTCCCACTGGATTTTGACCCCTGAGACCGAGGGTTCACTGTAATGGAGCCGTGTCTCTCAAAGCCGTCCTTCTCTGTGTTTAATCCAGTTGCAGGGTCACCAAAGACCTTTCCTGAAGGAACACATTCTTTCCACCCCCAAGTGTAAACTTCTGCACCCTCTGCTTTTGACCATTTGTGCTGAGTCGGTTTATGA from Primulina tabacum isolate GXHZ01 chromosome 3, ASM2559414v2, whole genome shotgun sequence encodes:
- the LOC142540425 gene encoding uncharacterized protein LOC142540425 isoform X4 — translated: MNLHGEGVGESVRMWNERLVFMWGYLPGALPQRSPLLSPVPVRLPPDAGNYWKDVCGGGCGFAMAISDSGKLITWGSTDDLGQSYVTSGKHGEMPEPFPLPAEASIAKAAAGWAHCVAVTEGAEVYTWGWKECVPSGKVFGDPATGLNTEKDGFERHGSITVNPRSQGSKSSGTASGGDMKGGDETTKRRRMSSAKQVAESSTSGDETLSAFPCLVTLNQGVRIATVAAGGRHTLALSDVGQVWGWGYGGEGQLGLGSRIRMVSSPHPVPCIDSSFSKDHSMALSRGTVGSDGQGFRVSGSYVIAIACGGRHSAVITDSGAILTFGWGLYGQCGQGSTDDELSPTCVSSLLGIKIEGVAAGLWHTVCVSADGDVYAFGGNQFGQLGTGADQAEILPRLLDAPSLENVHAKTVSCGARHSAIVSDNGKTFCWGWNKYGQLGLGDVIDRNIPCQVLMDGCISKTVACGWWHTLLLAESPD
- the LOC142540425 gene encoding uncharacterized protein LOC142540425 isoform X1, with product MNLHGEGVGESVRMWNERLVFMWGYLPGALPQRSPLLSPVPVRLPPDAGNYWKDVCGGGCGFAMAISDSGKLITWGSTDDLGQSYVTSGKHGEMPEPFPLPAEASIAKAAAGWAHCVAVTAEGAEVYTWGWKECVPSGKVFGDPATGLNTEKDGFERHGSITVNPRSQGSKSSGTASGGDMKGGDETTKRRRMSSAKQVAESSTSGDETLSAFPCLVTLNQGVRIATVAAGGRHTLALSVSDVGQVWGWGYGGEGQLGLGSRIRMVSSPHPVPCIDSSFSKDHSMALSRGTVGSDGQGFRVSGSYVIAIACGGRHSAVITDSGAILTFGWGLYGQCGQGSTDDELSPTCVSSLLGIKIEGVAAGLWHTVCVSADGDVYAFGGNQFGQLGTGADQAEILPRLLDAPSLENVHAKTVSCGARHSAIVSDNGKTFCWGWNKYGQLGLGDVIDRNIPCQVLMDGCISKTVACGWWHTLLLAESPD
- the LOC142540425 gene encoding uncharacterized protein LOC142540425 isoform X2, encoding MNLHGEGVGESVRMWNERLVFMWGYLPGALPQRSPLLSPVPVRLPPDAGNYWKDVCGGGCGFAMAISDSGKLITWGSTDDLGQSYVTSGKHGEMPEPFPLPAEASIAKAAAGWAHCVAVTEGAEVYTWGWKECVPSGKVFGDPATGLNTEKDGFERHGSITVNPRSQGSKSSGTASGGDMKGGDETTKRRRMSSAKQVAESSTSGDETLSAFPCLVTLNQGVRIATVAAGGRHTLALSVSDVGQVWGWGYGGEGQLGLGSRIRMVSSPHPVPCIDSSFSKDHSMALSRGTVGSDGQGFRVSGSYVIAIACGGRHSAVITDSGAILTFGWGLYGQCGQGSTDDELSPTCVSSLLGIKIEGVAAGLWHTVCVSADGDVYAFGGNQFGQLGTGADQAEILPRLLDAPSLENVHAKTVSCGARHSAIVSDNGKTFCWGWNKYGQLGLGDVIDRNIPCQVLMDGCISKTVACGWWHTLLLAESPD
- the LOC142540425 gene encoding uncharacterized protein LOC142540425 isoform X3 — its product is MNLHGEGVGESVRMWNERLVFMWGYLPGALPQRSPLLSPVPVRLPPDAGNYWKDVCGGGCGFAMAISDSGKLITWGSTDDLGQSYVTSGKHGEMPEPFPLPAEASIAKAAAGWAHCVAVTAEGAEVYTWGWKECVPSGKVFGDPATGLNTEKDGFERHGSITVNPRSQGSKSSGTASGGDMKGGDETTKRRRMSSAKQVAESSTSGDETLSAFPCLVTLNQGVRIATVAAGGRHTLALSDVGQVWGWGYGGEGQLGLGSRIRMVSSPHPVPCIDSSFSKDHSMALSRGTVGSDGQGFRVSGSYVIAIACGGRHSAVITDSGAILTFGWGLYGQCGQGSTDDELSPTCVSSLLGIKIEGVAAGLWHTVCVSADGDVYAFGGNQFGQLGTGADQAEILPRLLDAPSLENVHAKTVSCGARHSAIVSDNGKTFCWGWNKYGQLGLGDVIDRNIPCQVLMDGCISKTVACGWWHTLLLAESPD